A window of the Sphingomonas piscis genome harbors these coding sequences:
- a CDS encoding DedA family protein, with protein sequence MIERIIGFLAGWNVYVISAGGYVGVALLMGIESACIPLPSEIIMPFAGYLVSTGEFTLIGAATAGAIGCNLGSTVAYYVAVYGGRPAIERWGPYLLIRPADMDKAERLFDKYGSLMVFVGRLLPVIRTFIAFPAGLARMRMLPFQVYTFVGSWIWCYALAYVGFVLGAEWNSSPTLKSWFHALDALIVLIVLAGAGWFLWSHWPSRNRRK encoded by the coding sequence ATGATCGAGCGCATCATCGGATTTCTTGCGGGATGGAACGTCTACGTCATCTCCGCCGGCGGCTATGTCGGCGTTGCCCTGCTGATGGGAATCGAATCCGCCTGCATCCCCCTGCCCTCCGAGATCATCATGCCGTTCGCCGGCTATCTCGTGTCGACAGGCGAGTTCACGCTGATCGGTGCGGCCACTGCTGGAGCGATCGGCTGCAATCTCGGGTCGACCGTTGCCTACTATGTCGCCGTCTACGGCGGACGACCGGCGATTGAGCGGTGGGGACCCTATCTGTTGATCCGCCCGGCGGACATGGACAAGGCCGAGCGCCTGTTCGACAAGTACGGTAGCCTGATGGTGTTCGTCGGTCGACTGCTACCAGTCATCCGCACCTTTATCGCTTTCCCAGCTGGCCTTGCCCGGATGCGGATGCTTCCGTTTCAGGTCTATACCTTCGTCGGTTCATGGATCTGGTGCTACGCGCTTGCTTACGTCGGCTTTGTTCTCGGCGCAGAGTGGAACAGCAGCCCTACGCTGAAAAGCTGGTTCCATGCGCTGGACGCGCTGATCGTCCTCATCGTGCTCGCCGGCGCCGGATGGTTCCTGTGGTCGCATTGGCCGAGCCGAAACCGGCGAAAGTAG